The sequence below is a genomic window from Massilia oculi.
GCGCACGTGGCGCGCAGCCAGGTCGGACAGCGCGGGAATCGAGGTGTGATCGTTCACCCGGGCCAGGAAGTCGCTGATCAGGGGGTACAGGTGGCGGAAGTCGGCCGGCTGGGCGCGCCCCACCGATTCGAACTCGGCGATCACCAGGTCGTCCCAGGCATGGCCCAGCACGTCGAAGTGGCGGCCGTTGGGCAGCGTGACCGTGCCGAGGTAGCCCGGGCGCTGGCCCAGCGTGCCGCCGCCCAGTTCCAGCGCCAGGCGCTCGCCGGCCTGCGCGCCGATGGCCTCAGCCAGGGGCCTGCCGAGTGCGGCCTGCGCATCGACGCCACACCAGTCGGCGAGGTTGGCGCTGGCTTGCAACACGTCGAGCGCGGGCGACAGCGTCAGCATGAAACCATGCGGCTGGATGCTGCCGGGCGTGCGGATCGGCTCCTTGTCGCAGCCGGTGAGATCGAGGTGGTTGTCGGGGAGTGCCTGGGTCATGATGCTGTGAGGAAACGAGCGGGTGAAACAGGCCTCCATTGTAGCGTGAAAGCTTGCTGCCATTTATACACAGCTTGTTAATTTGCGCGATTTACTGGGCTTTGTGTCATCGCTGGTGCCATGTCCCGATACTGGTAAATCTTGCAGAAGCATAGGCAGTTGCGTGGCGAATTGCGGCAATGCAGATGTATGATAGGCCACTTTATCGGCCAGACAGGAAGTCGTACTGCCCCCATGGACACCTCTTTACCCGTCAAGCAGCCGCTGACCGACGAACGGCGCTTTCAGTACCTGATCGCCGGCATCAGCGATTACGCGATCTACATGCTCGATCCGCAGGGATACGTCAACAGCTGGAATGCGGGCGCCCAGCGCTTCAAGGGCTACGTCCAGCACGAGATCCTGCAGCAGCATTTCTCCCGTTTCTACACCCAGGAGGACCGCGCTGCCGGCCTGCCGGCGCAGGCCCTGGCCGAAGCGCTCGAGCAAGGCCGCTATGAATCGGAAGGCTGGCGCGTGCGCAAGGACGGCGGCCGCTTCTGGGCCCACGTGGTGATCGATCCGATCCGCGACGACCGCGGTGAGCTGATCGGCTACGCCAAGATCACGCGCGACGTCACCGAGAAGAAGCACGCCGAGGACTTGCTGCGCGAGAGCGAGCAGCGCTTCCGCCTGCTGGTGCAGGGGGTGACCGACTACGCGCTCTACATGCTCACGCCCGAGGGCGTGGTGTCGAACTGGAACCTGGGCGCCCAGCGCATCAAGGGCTACAGCCAGGACGACATCGTCGGCCACCATTTCTCGCTGTTCTATACCGACGAGGACCGCCTGCGCGGCCTGCCGGCGCGCGCGCTGACGGCGGCCGGCGACGTCGGCCGCTACGAGGCCGAGGGCTGGCGCGTGCGCAAGGACGGCACCCGCTTCTGGGCCAACGTCGTGATCGACGCCATCCGCGGCGACGATGGGCGCCTGCTGGGCTATGCCAAGATCACGCGCGACCTGACCGAGAAAAAGGCGGCGGCCGAGGCGCTCGACAAGGCCCAGGCGGCGCTGTTCCAGGCCCAGAAGATGGAGTCGATCGGCCAGCTCACCGGCGGCATCGCGCACGATTTCAACAATCTGCTGTCGGTGATCTCGAGCGGCCTCGAGATCCTGAGCATGCAGCGTAGTCCGGGCGGCGACGCCAAGACGCTCGACAGCATGCGGCGTGCGATCGACCGCGGCGCCACGCTCACCCAGCAGCTGCTGGCCTTCGCGCGCCAGCAGCCGCTGGAACCGGAAACGCGCAACGTCAACCGCATCCTGAGCGGCTTCGAATCGGTGCTGCGGCGCGCCGCCAATTCGTCGATCGACTTCGTGCTCAAGCTCGACCCCAAGGCGCCGAACGCCGTGATCGACGCCGCGCGGCTCGAGTCGGCGGTGCTCAACCTGGTGGTCAATGCACGCGACGCGATGCCCGGCGGCGGGCGCATCGTGGTCGAGACGGCGGGAGTGACGCTGGCCGAGGATGGGCAGGCGGGGTTGGCGGCCGGCCCCTGGCTGCGCCTGAGCGTGAGCGACACCGGCACCGGCATGGCGCCCGAGACCATCGCGCGCGCTTTCGAACCCTTCTTCACCACCAAGGAAGTCGGCAAGGGCACGGGCCTGGGGCTGTCGCAGGTGTACGGCTTCATCAAGCAGTCGGGCGGCGAGGTGACCATCGAGAGCACGGTGGGCGAGGGCACCAGCATTGCCATCTGGCTGCCGGCCGTGACCTCGCACGCGCACGACCTGGCGCAGATCGAGACCGAGACCGTGCTGATCGTCGAGGACGAGCCCGACCTGCTGGACGTCGCGTCCTCGCTGTTCCTGAGCATGGGCTATGACGTGATGACGGCGGCCAGCGGCAACGACGCAATGCATCTGCTGGCCAGCCGCGATGTCGACATCCTGTTCACCGACGTGGTGATGCCGAACGGGATGAACGGCATCGAGCTGGCGGCCTACACGCGCGACCACTACCCGAACGTGAAGGTGATGCTGGCCTCGGGCTATCCGCAGCCGGCATTGAAGCTCGACCGCAAGCGGCTGGGGGAGTTCGCCTTCGTCAGCAAGCCGTACCGCTTGTCGGACCTGGCCAGGAGCCTGCGCAGCGCCCACTAGGCGGCTGACGAAGAGTTTGTATTGAAATGAGAATCATTCTCATCTAATATGGAGGCCGTGGCGCGCGGTGCGCCACGGTTTCTCAGGGGGGTGCCGATGCTGGGCGAACGGGACGTCGATCGACTGCTGAGCGAGCAAGGGGTGCTGTTGCGGGCCCACGCCCGGCTCCAGGCGCGCTGCACGGTCTTGTTGGGCGAGCAGGCGGAGCGCCTCCGCCGGCTCGATGCCGAGCTGATGCGCACACGCGCGGCGGCCATCCGCAGCCTCAGCGCGCTGGCCTGGGAACGCGAAGACCGCGCCGCGCTCGAACAAGCGGCGCCTGGCCTGCAGCGGCGCGCCGCCATGGGCCGCCAGGTCGAGGCCTTGCAGGCGCGGGTGCATGAGCTCACGCGCCGGCTGCATGTGCGCGAACTGGCGGACCATGCCGCGCGCGCCGGCGACGCGTTGCCACATGCGCTGGAAGCCAGCCTGGAGGCTGCCGACCTGGTGATCTGCCAGACCGGTTGCCTGAGCCATGGCGACTACTGGCGCGTGCAGGACCGCTGCAAGCGCAGCGGCAAGGTGTGCATGCTGGTCGACCGGCCCGGCCGCATGCACATCGTGCGCATCGAGAGCCTCGCCTGAGGCCTCCGGGACGGCCTACAAGGCAAAGATGATGTCGCTGACCTGCTCATAGAGCTTGTCGGCCGACGGCCCCTGGTTGGGCCAGTTCAGGATGTCGAAGTGGTCGTAGCCCTTGTAGTTGCCGAGGAAATTCCAGGCGCCGCGCACGGGCGTGCCGTCGTAGTCGCGCGCCGGGTGGCCATTGGGCGAGCGCATGCTGATCGTGTTGACCACGCCGTCGTTCGAGAACCAGTCGCTGTCGATGCGCACCCGGTTGGGCCGGTCGAGGGTATAGCTGCCCATGCCGCGTTGCGCCACCGACGGCACGATCCACTCGCCGGCGAACGACTTGAAATAGGGGATCATGTCGGCGCGCGCATACTGGAACAGGGTGGTCTGGACCGGAGCGATCACACGGTCGGTGCCGTTGCAGCACCAGGCGCCGCCTTCGGTGGCCACCGTGCCGACCGAAAAATAATAGATGTGCGGCGAAGTGCGGGCCCACAGATTG
It includes:
- a CDS encoding hybrid sensor histidine kinase/response regulator; translated protein: MDTSLPVKQPLTDERRFQYLIAGISDYAIYMLDPQGYVNSWNAGAQRFKGYVQHEILQQHFSRFYTQEDRAAGLPAQALAEALEQGRYESEGWRVRKDGGRFWAHVVIDPIRDDRGELIGYAKITRDVTEKKHAEDLLRESEQRFRLLVQGVTDYALYMLTPEGVVSNWNLGAQRIKGYSQDDIVGHHFSLFYTDEDRLRGLPARALTAAGDVGRYEAEGWRVRKDGTRFWANVVIDAIRGDDGRLLGYAKITRDLTEKKAAAEALDKAQAALFQAQKMESIGQLTGGIAHDFNNLLSVISSGLEILSMQRSPGGDAKTLDSMRRAIDRGATLTQQLLAFARQQPLEPETRNVNRILSGFESVLRRAANSSIDFVLKLDPKAPNAVIDAARLESAVLNLVVNARDAMPGGGRIVVETAGVTLAEDGQAGLAAGPWLRLSVSDTGTGMAPETIARAFEPFFTTKEVGKGTGLGLSQVYGFIKQSGGEVTIESTVGEGTSIAIWLPAVTSHAHDLAQIETETVLIVEDEPDLLDVASSLFLSMGYDVMTAASGNDAMHLLASRDVDILFTDVVMPNGMNGIELAAYTRDHYPNVKVMLASGYPQPALKLDRKRLGEFAFVSKPYRLSDLARSLRSAH
- a CDS encoding DUF2325 domain-containing protein, which produces MLGERDVDRLLSEQGVLLRAHARLQARCTVLLGEQAERLRRLDAELMRTRAAAIRSLSALAWEREDRAALEQAAPGLQRRAAMGRQVEALQARVHELTRRLHVRELADHAARAGDALPHALEASLEAADLVICQTGCLSHGDYWRVQDRCKRSGKVCMLVDRPGRMHIVRIESLA